Proteins encoded by one window of Desulfomonilia bacterium:
- the leuS gene encoding leucine--tRNA ligase, producing the protein MFSDYKPGEIEEKWQEIWEKKDLFSVQPDSKKTKYYLLEMFPYPSGRIHMGHVRNYSIGDVVARFKHMTGYNVLHPMGWDAFGMPAENAAIASGVHPKKWTYENIANMKKQLKRMGYSYDWNREVTTCAPEYYKWEQLFFVKMFEKGLVYRKRGFLNWCEKCNTVLANEQVEDGACWRCATQVILKEHDQWFFRITKYAQELLDNIEKLKEGWPERVLVMQKNWIGRSVGSMIKFKIDGSEEDIEVFTTRPDTLFGATFMSIAPEHPLAKSLSKGTAQENAVNAFIEKTLKEDKITRTSDSYDKEGVFTGAYCINPVTGYRMPVYVANFVLYDYGTGAVMAVPSHDQRDFEFAKKYGPEIIVVIQPEGEKLDAAEMTCAYEGEGRLINSGRFNGMKNKEAMGAINSYLEELGRGNATINFKLRDWGISRQRYWGAPIPIIHCEKCGMVPVNISDLPVILPENVDITGAGDSPISRVPEFVNVSCPKCGGPAKRDTDTLDTFVESSWYFMRYAAKASGEQPFEPEELSYWMPVDQYIGGIEHAILHLLYSRFYTMVLRDLGYTNLSEPFEKLLTQGMVIKDGAKMSKSKGNVVDPEDMIKKYGADATRLFTLFAAPPEKDMDWSDKGIEGSYRFLMRLWRLVQDVKDIPSGTGTIPHSMEEIWRKTHQTIRKVTEDIDKRFRFNTAIAAMMELINDIYRVRETVPVNEQWIIRKSTEYLLILLSPFVPHIADELWQVLGNDGELYNMPWPEYDEEWARESELVIAVQINGKLRGTVNIPAGSDQSVIEDAAYADPKIAKNMEGMQKVKVIYVKDKILNIIVKPG; encoded by the coding sequence ATGTTTTCAGATTACAAACCAGGCGAAATCGAGGAAAAATGGCAGGAGATATGGGAGAAAAAAGATCTGTTCAGCGTTCAACCTGACAGCAAAAAAACGAAATACTACCTGCTGGAAATGTTTCCTTATCCGTCCGGCCGCATACATATGGGGCATGTAAGAAACTACTCCATCGGAGATGTGGTTGCGCGCTTCAAACACATGACCGGATATAACGTTCTTCATCCCATGGGATGGGACGCATTCGGAATGCCTGCGGAGAATGCGGCCATAGCAAGCGGAGTTCATCCGAAGAAGTGGACTTATGAAAACATTGCAAACATGAAAAAGCAGCTTAAACGCATGGGATACAGCTATGACTGGAACCGTGAAGTGACTACCTGTGCGCCTGAATATTACAAATGGGAGCAGCTCTTTTTTGTTAAGATGTTCGAAAAAGGGCTTGTTTACAGAAAGCGGGGGTTTCTCAACTGGTGCGAAAAGTGCAATACCGTGCTCGCGAACGAACAGGTCGAAGACGGTGCATGCTGGAGATGCGCCACGCAGGTAATCCTTAAAGAGCATGATCAGTGGTTTTTCCGTATCACCAAATACGCGCAGGAACTGCTCGACAATATTGAAAAACTGAAAGAAGGCTGGCCCGAGCGCGTTCTCGTAATGCAGAAAAACTGGATAGGACGCAGCGTCGGTTCGATGATAAAATTCAAGATAGACGGCAGTGAAGAAGATATAGAAGTTTTCACTACAAGACCTGATACGCTTTTCGGTGCAACGTTCATGAGCATAGCACCCGAGCATCCTCTGGCAAAGAGCCTTTCAAAGGGAACTGCGCAGGAAAATGCGGTGAACGCCTTTATCGAGAAAACCCTCAAGGAAGACAAGATAACCCGCACCTCGGATTCATATGATAAGGAAGGCGTCTTTACAGGCGCATACTGCATCAATCCGGTTACCGGCTACAGGATGCCGGTTTATGTCGCCAACTTTGTTTTGTACGACTACGGTACGGGCGCTGTCATGGCGGTACCGTCTCATGACCAGCGCGACTTCGAATTTGCAAAAAAGTACGGACCGGAAATCATCGTCGTGATCCAGCCAGAAGGCGAAAAGCTGGATGCAGCAGAGATGACATGCGCCTATGAGGGGGAAGGAAGGCTCATAAATTCGGGCCGGTTCAACGGCATGAAAAACAAAGAGGCAATGGGCGCCATCAATTCATATCTCGAAGAACTTGGACGCGGCAATGCCACCATCAATTTCAAGCTCAGGGACTGGGGCATTTCCCGCCAGCGATACTGGGGTGCCCCGATACCGATCATCCATTGCGAAAAGTGCGGGATGGTGCCGGTCAACATCAGCGATCTTCCGGTAATTCTGCCTGAGAATGTCGATATAACAGGAGCCGGTGACTCGCCTATATCAAGGGTGCCTGAGTTTGTTAATGTATCGTGTCCCAAATGTGGCGGGCCTGCGAAAAGAGATACGGACACCCTGGACACGTTTGTCGAGTCAAGCTGGTACTTCATGCGCTATGCCGCAAAGGCATCCGGAGAGCAGCCCTTCGAGCCGGAAGAGCTTTCCTATTGGATGCCGGTCGACCAGTATATAGGAGGCATTGAGCATGCCATACTTCATCTGCTTTATTCACGCTTCTACACAATGGTGCTTAGAGACCTGGGATATACAAATTTGAGTGAACCGTTCGAAAAACTGCTTACGCAGGGAATGGTCATAAAGGACGGGGCAAAGATGTCCAAATCAAAGGGCAATGTAGTGGACCCCGAAGACATGATAAAAAAATACGGGGCTGATGCAACCAGGCTCTTCACCCTTTTTGCCGCGCCTCCGGAAAAGGATATGGACTGGAGCGACAAGGGCATCGAAGGCAGTTACCGCTTCCTTATGAGGCTGTGGAGGCTTGTGCAGGACGTCAAGGATATTCCGTCAGGTACGGGCACGATTCCGCATTCCATGGAAGAGATATGGCGCAAGACGCATCAGACCATCAGGAAAGTCACCGAGGATATAGACAAGCGATTCCGCTTCAATACGGCAATTGCAGCCATGATGGAGCTTATAAACGATATTTACAGGGTTCGTGAAACAGTGCCAGTGAATGAACAGTGGATTATCAGAAAGTCGACGGAATACCTGCTCATCCTGCTTTCACCTTTTGTCCCGCACATCGCCGATGAACTGTGGCAGGTCCTCGGTAACGATGGGGAACTGTACAACATGCCATGGCCGGAATATGATGAGGAATGGGCCAGGGAATCGGAACTCGTCATTGCCGTACAGATCAACGGAAAACTGAGGGGAACTGTAAACATACCGGCCGGTTCGGATCAGTCCGTCATTGAGGATGCCGCATATGCCGATCCGAAAATCGCCAAAAACATGGAAGGAATGCAGAAGGTAAAAGTAATTTATGTCAAGGATAAGATACTTAATATTATTGTTAAGCCTGGTTAG
- a CDS encoding D-alanine--D-alanine ligase has protein sequence MIEKKRITIFHNPVTDDSPEDEKEVLSAAEEVTKAISELGLESVTRPFFMKPDEMLGIIKEDNPLCIFNLVESVLGSCRLSYLAPAMFEYWDVPFTGSSSESIMITTNKVLTKKMLLARGVCTAPWITPGERPFMRLPFPDRYIIKPVFEDASVGLDAEAVITAVNMEDLEDRTRLRSEMIKKPCFAERFIEGREFNISIMDTPEGIKVMPPAEMHFLYTEGMLNIMDYKAKWAEDTPEYDLTKRSFNLEGEEELVEALKKMSLKCWKIFSLRGYARVDFRVDIFGKPWVLEINANPCLQPESGLAAAAQETGLSYAQTIGQIISSACH, from the coding sequence ATGATCGAAAAAAAGAGAATTACAATTTTCCACAACCCGGTTACGGATGATTCTCCGGAAGATGAAAAGGAAGTTCTCTCGGCAGCGGAAGAGGTTACAAAGGCAATCTCCGAACTGGGACTGGAATCGGTTACAAGGCCATTTTTTATGAAGCCGGACGAGATGCTGGGCATCATCAAAGAGGACAATCCATTATGCATTTTCAATCTGGTGGAATCCGTCCTGGGTTCATGCAGACTTTCGTACCTGGCACCCGCCATGTTCGAGTACTGGGATGTGCCTTTCACCGGTTCTTCTTCCGAATCAATCATGATAACGACAAACAAGGTGCTGACAAAAAAGATGCTCCTGGCGAGGGGAGTATGCACGGCCCCATGGATAACCCCTGGAGAAAGGCCTTTCATGCGGCTTCCTTTCCCGGACCGCTACATTATCAAACCTGTTTTTGAAGACGCTTCCGTGGGTCTTGACGCAGAGGCCGTTATTACCGCCGTGAACATGGAAGACCTTGAGGACCGTACCAGGCTGCGTTCGGAAATGATTAAAAAACCCTGCTTTGCCGAGAGGTTCATAGAGGGAAGGGAATTCAATATCTCCATAATGGATACACCGGAGGGCATAAAGGTTATGCCACCTGCCGAGATGCATTTCTTATACACCGAAGGCATGCTCAACATCATGGACTATAAGGCTAAATGGGCCGAGGACACGCCTGAATATGATCTTACAAAAAGGAGCTTCAATCTCGAAGGCGAGGAAGAGCTTGTCGAGGCACTCAAAAAGATGTCTCTCAAATGCTGGAAGATCTTCAGCCTCAGAGGATATGCCAGGGTTGATTTCAGGGTGGACATCTTTGGAAAGCCATGGGTGCTTGAGATAAACGCCAATCCATGCCTTCAGCCAGAGAGCGGACTGGCTGCGGCAGCACAGGAGACAGGCCTGAGTTACGCCCAGACAATCGGCCAGATAATTTCATCCGCCTGCCATTAA
- the holA gene encoding DNA polymerase III subunit delta, with the protein MPEQGKVYLFTGEETFLMEEAIKTMRNSLGEDALMNFYSFAPDDTGAIDKALELLNTIPFFDDRRLVVIRNIHKFDAKSFEKIARYVNNPSDTATLVLTMEGQKPWKEKEKKPWEEKYKALSEKAKKQAFNEMKEGQMISWITARAKSMDKEIEPEAANLLREALLSQSWQIATELEKLCLYAGKRTKITMEDVKTLVLKTYDDTVFKLSDALFDRKAEVLLRIREIEAAGINELEVIASLQNQAIDHFQVLYAPSAKRRNLHSFVEGKIAARRKLWKARELNDLINAFAGVERGIKTGRCLSAFSEITEIAARYIKTN; encoded by the coding sequence ATGCCGGAACAGGGAAAGGTGTATCTCTTTACCGGGGAGGAGACCTTCCTCATGGAAGAAGCCATAAAAACCATGAGAAACTCTCTCGGTGAAGATGCCCTTATGAATTTCTATTCCTTCGCCCCGGATGACACAGGGGCCATAGACAAAGCCCTTGAACTTCTGAATACAATCCCCTTCTTTGATGACAGGCGCCTTGTAGTGATCAGAAACATTCACAAGTTTGATGCAAAGTCTTTTGAAAAAATTGCCAGATATGTGAACAATCCAAGCGACACCGCCACACTGGTGTTGACGATGGAAGGTCAGAAACCCTGGAAAGAAAAAGAAAAAAAACCATGGGAAGAAAAATACAAGGCGCTTTCCGAAAAGGCAAAAAAACAGGCATTCAATGAGATGAAAGAGGGCCAGATGATCTCCTGGATAACGGCAAGGGCAAAATCAATGGACAAGGAAATCGAGCCGGAAGCCGCCAATCTGTTGAGAGAGGCCCTGCTGTCCCAGTCGTGGCAGATAGCAACCGAACTGGAGAAGCTGTGTCTTTATGCGGGAAAAAGAACAAAGATCACCATGGAAGACGTCAAGACCCTTGTTTTAAAAACATATGACGATACGGTCTTCAAACTTTCAGACGCACTGTTTGACAGAAAGGCCGAGGTGCTTTTGAGAATCAGGGAAATCGAGGCCGCCGGGATCAATGAGCTTGAGGTGATCGCCTCATTGCAGAATCAGGCCATCGATCATTTTCAGGTGCTTTACGCCCCGTCCGCAAAGAGAAGGAACCTGCATTCGTTCGTCGAAGGTAAAATTGCAGCCCGCAGGAAACTATGGAAGGCCAGGGAGCTGAACGATCTTATTAACGCCTTTGCCGGTGTGGAGCGCGGGATCAAAACAGGCAGATGTCTGTCTGCTTTTTCCGAGATTACGGAAATAGCGGCGCGGTATATAAAGACAAACTGA
- the lptE gene encoding LPS assembly lipoprotein LptE — MSRIRYLILLLSLVSILAACGYSFVLKGGGNLGPVNLYSCTNQTPLRSAGIILDEQMENVLASYGLYSTDKDKPNLKCTVLSASTSQITANMIGTSNLYRLTVTVRAEVFDDKDKKIWQGDFTDDGEYSTGGQEEDGLNTAFNKIANRIAQNLSAVKI; from the coding sequence ATGTCAAGGATAAGATACTTAATATTATTGTTAAGCCTGGTTAGCATACTGGCAGCATGCGGATATTCCTTTGTCCTCAAAGGCGGGGGAAACCTGGGGCCTGTCAACCTTTATTCGTGCACCAACCAGACGCCCCTCAGAAGCGCCGGCATTATACTTGATGAACAAATGGAAAACGTCCTTGCCTCATACGGTCTTTATTCAACCGACAAGGACAAACCCAACCTCAAGTGTACAGTCCTCTCCGCCTCTACATCACAGATTACGGCAAACATGATCGGCACTTCCAATCTGTACAGGCTTACAGTGACGGTGAGGGCAGAGGTCTTTGACGACAAGGACAAGAAGATATGGCAGGGCGATTTTACCGATGATGGTGAATACAGCACCGGCGGCCAGGAAGAGGATGGACTCAATACGGCCTTCAACAAGATAGCCAACCGCATCGCACAGAACCTGTCCGCGGTAAAAATCTGA
- a CDS encoding DEAD/DEAH box helicase → MKFEDFKLDSRLLEGISDAGYTECLPVQEVTLKDSLQGRDVCVQSQTGSGKTAAFLLTIYQKLLTDPSLKEKKALIISPTRELAVQIGREADILGRHTGINNCVVYGGSSYDPQEKAISEGARIIVATPGRLLDFINQRKIDLKQYSICVIDEADRLFDMGFLPDIRRILKKLPPANKRQTMLFSATLGYRARELSWEHMNETIEIEMSPETVTVDSVTQELYHVSSEDKFGLLLGILKQENPKAAIIFTNTKDEAVRVTERLEENGFPSEYIIGDLPQKKRSRLIENLKKGHLKFLVATNVASRGLHVADLPLVINYDLPEDPEDYVHRIGRTARVGKEGKAIAIACDRFVHSLEAIEELIGMKIPVIWPDDDLIVRDYILPSRSARYRGSKTGHGRTGKKPGRPAKNESRRPAPREKSAPRTKKGSPREEPSRKQPVQRKKESAPVRSEPALSGQNIEDRLEYYKRKYGESFKVKES, encoded by the coding sequence ATGAAATTTGAAGACTTCAAGCTTGATTCCAGACTTCTCGAGGGTATTTCTGATGCCGGATATACAGAGTGTCTGCCGGTTCAGGAGGTCACTCTTAAAGATTCTCTTCAGGGCAGGGATGTTTGCGTTCAGTCACAGACCGGCAGCGGAAAGACGGCCGCCTTTCTTCTCACAATATATCAGAAGCTGTTAACCGATCCTTCGCTGAAAGAGAAAAAGGCATTGATCATCTCTCCAACCCGTGAACTTGCAGTACAGATCGGCAGGGAGGCTGACATCCTGGGAAGGCATACGGGAATAAATAATTGCGTCGTCTATGGCGGAAGCAGCTATGACCCTCAGGAAAAGGCCATCAGCGAAGGCGCCCGGATCATTGTTGCAACACCGGGCAGGCTTCTCGATTTCATCAACCAGAGGAAAATAGACTTAAAGCAGTATTCAATATGCGTAATAGACGAGGCGGACAGGCTTTTCGATATGGGGTTCCTGCCTGACATAAGAAGAATTCTCAAAAAGCTGCCGCCTGCCAATAAACGCCAGACAATGCTTTTCAGCGCTACCCTTGGCTACCGCGCAAGGGAACTATCGTGGGAGCACATGAACGAAACCATCGAGATCGAGATGTCGCCCGAGACAGTGACCGTCGATTCGGTAACGCAGGAACTCTATCACGTAAGCTCCGAAGACAAATTCGGTCTTCTCCTGGGAATCCTTAAACAGGAAAATCCGAAGGCTGCAATAATTTTTACCAACACAAAAGATGAGGCTGTCAGGGTAACCGAAAGGCTTGAAGAAAACGGTTTCCCGAGTGAATATATCATAGGCGATCTGCCGCAGAAAAAAAGGTCACGGCTCATTGAAAACCTTAAAAAAGGACATCTCAAATTTCTGGTAGCGACAAACGTCGCATCACGGGGGCTGCATGTTGCGGATCTGCCGCTGGTCATCAATTACGACCTTCCTGAAGACCCTGAGGATTATGTTCACAGGATAGGCCGGACCGCCCGCGTAGGAAAAGAAGGTAAGGCCATAGCAATTGCCTGCGACCGCTTCGTCCACAGCCTTGAAGCAATCGAAGAGCTTATAGGCATGAAGATTCCTGTCATCTGGCCGGATGACGATCTGATTGTGAGGGACTATATCCTGCCGTCACGGTCAGCAAGGTATCGTGGCTCAAAGACTGGGCATGGCAGAACCGGTAAAAAACCCGGGAGACCGGCTAAGAACGAAAGCCGAAGACCTGCACCCAGAGAGAAATCTGCTCCCCGTACAAAAAAAGGATCCCCGCGGGAAGAACCCAGCAGGAAACAGCCTGTACAACGAAAAAAGGAAAGTGCACCCGTAAGAAGCGAACCGGCATTATCAGGCCAGAACATTGAAGACAGACTTGAATATTACAAAAGGAAATACGGCGAATCTTTCAAGGTCAAGGAAAGCTGA
- a CDS encoding 4Fe-4S dicluster-binding protein: protein MAKPMEKISWQELEIGAAVSEVGNAMEYKTGSWRSLKPVVNASQCIRCGVCWIFCPDTSIVRAADGHFEADLEYCKGCGICAHECPVGCITMVSEEEV, encoded by the coding sequence ATGGCAAAACCGATGGAAAAAATATCATGGCAGGAACTGGAAATCGGGGCGGCCGTATCCGAAGTGGGAAACGCCATGGAGTACAAGACCGGCTCCTGGCGGTCATTGAAGCCGGTCGTAAACGCTTCGCAGTGCATCAGATGCGGCGTGTGCTGGATATTCTGCCCGGATACGTCAATTGTAAGGGCGGCCGACGGACACTTCGAGGCCGATCTTGAATACTGCAAGGGATGCGGCATATGTGCGCATGAATGCCCGGTCGGCTGCATCACAATGGTGAGCGAGGAGGAAGTCTAG
- a CDS encoding pyruvate ferredoxin oxidoreductase subunit gamma, producing the protein MLEIRFHGRGGQGAVTSAELIAIAAVGKGKFAQAFPSFGPERRGAPVVAFSRVDDKKILIRAKIYEPDVVVVLDPGLITLVNPLEGLKKNGILIVNTRKSPDEILNVCSASCRVATVNADLIAKEELGRVIVNTTMLGAVIKATGFMKIEDIREPILDRFGPKLGEKNLKALERAYNEVVIKE; encoded by the coding sequence ATGCTTGAAATCAGGTTTCACGGAAGGGGCGGGCAAGGCGCTGTAACGTCGGCTGAACTGATTGCAATCGCCGCTGTCGGAAAAGGCAAATTCGCCCAGGCCTTCCCGAGTTTCGGTCCGGAACGCAGGGGAGCCCCGGTTGTTGCATTCAGCAGGGTCGACGACAAAAAGATACTCATCAGGGCCAAGATATACGAACCCGATGTAGTCGTAGTGCTGGACCCGGGACTTATTACACTGGTCAATCCGCTCGAGGGACTGAAGAAAAACGGCATCCTGATCGTGAACACGAGAAAATCACCGGATGAAATTCTCAATGTTTGCTCGGCGTCGTGCAGGGTGGCCACGGTCAATGCGGATCTGATAGCAAAGGAAGAGCTCGGCAGGGTGATCGTCAATACGACGATGCTCGGTGCGGTCATAAAGGCGACCGGATTCATGAAGATTGAAGATATTCGCGAACCCATACTGGACCGCTTCGGACCAAAGCTCGGGGAGAAAAACCTGAAGGCGCTTGAACGGGCGTACAACGAAGTCGTGATAAAGGAGTAG
- a CDS encoding KamA family radical SAM protein encodes MAKPSLVTDLVITSEEPPPLATEIPEEPPSLTAAEPVLSITGFKRPFSGLIPASNSTREFLHEFYPHVSLSDWSNWKWQLQNSLLKASDLQRLIKLSPKEEAALNRPDNTCLPVRITPYYMSLIDQFNPLQPVRRSVIPVDNEFIRSIGEEKDPLGEDHQSPVPGIVHRYPDRVLFLTTGFCSTYCRYCTRSRMVGNNRFRVSRLQWEKAIEYIESTKQVRDVLLSGGDPLTLPSADLDYLISRIRAIPHVEIIRIGTKVPVVLPYRITSRLIRILRKHQPLWMSIHFTHPDELTPETSAACGLLADAGVPMGSQTVLLKGINDDAETLKKLFTGLLKIRVRPYYLYQCDPILGSSHFRTPVGKGLEMIESLRGHTSGYAVPHYVIDAPGGGGKIAILPQHCLGNVGSDLLLSNYEGRLIRYPDNN; translated from the coding sequence ATGGCGAAACCGAGTTTGGTAACCGATCTGGTGATAACATCAGAAGAGCCCCCACCCCTTGCAACCGAAATACCTGAAGAGCCTCCGTCCCTGACAGCGGCCGAGCCCGTTTTATCGATTACCGGTTTTAAAAGGCCTTTTTCAGGCCTTATACCCGCGAGCAATTCCACTAGAGAATTCCTTCATGAATTTTATCCGCATGTGAGTCTTTCCGACTGGTCAAACTGGAAATGGCAGCTTCAGAACAGTCTGTTAAAAGCTAGCGATCTGCAGAGATTAATAAAACTGTCTCCCAAAGAAGAGGCGGCGCTTAACAGACCCGACAACACATGTCTGCCGGTAAGGATCACGCCTTATTACATGAGCCTCATCGACCAGTTCAACCCGCTACAGCCTGTCAGGCGTTCAGTAATACCTGTTGACAATGAATTCATCAGAAGCATCGGAGAGGAAAAAGACCCTCTTGGAGAAGACCATCAGAGCCCGGTTCCGGGGATCGTTCACCGCTATCCGGACAGGGTTCTTTTCCTGACCACCGGCTTCTGTTCGACATACTGCCGCTACTGCACGCGCTCCCGCATGGTCGGCAACAACAGATTCAGGGTGAGCAGGCTGCAGTGGGAAAAAGCAATAGAATATATCGAATCAACAAAACAGGTGCGCGATGTTCTGCTCTCGGGAGGAGACCCGCTTACCCTGCCCAGCGCCGACCTTGATTATCTTATTTCCAGAATCAGGGCCATCCCTCATGTTGAAATAATCCGCATCGGAACGAAGGTGCCTGTCGTGCTTCCATACCGCATCACATCCCGGCTTATAAGGATCCTGCGCAAACATCAGCCTTTGTGGATGAGCATACACTTCACACATCCGGACGAACTGACCCCGGAAACCAGCGCCGCCTGCGGACTTCTTGCAGATGCCGGAGTGCCCATGGGAAGCCAGACCGTACTGCTCAAGGGCATCAACGACGATGCCGAGACGCTCAAAAAGCTCTTTACAGGCCTGCTTAAAATACGGGTGAGGCCTTATTATCTGTATCAGTGCGATCCCATACTCGGTTCTTCGCATTTCAGAACTCCTGTCGGAAAGGGTCTTGAAATGATCGAAAGCCTGAGGGGTCACACATCGGGATACGCCGTACCGCATTATGTCATCGATGCGCCGGGCGGCGGCGGGAAAATAGCCATTCTTCCTCAGCACTGTCTGGGAAACGTGGGCAGCGACCTCCTGTTAAGCAACTACGAAGGCCGCCTTATCAGATACCCGGACAACAACTAG
- a CDS encoding acyl-CoA dehydrogenase family protein: MQFSLSDEHKMVQDMARKFVDKELKPIAAQLDKDHRHSDAIIAQMAEMGFMGVAAPCEYGGAGMDYLAYALILIEISRGCASTGVIMSVNNSLYGFPVKTFGSEEQKVKFLTPVASGASHGCYGLTEAGAGSDAGSLRTTAVLDGDSWIINGEKKFITNGNIAKYAVVAAITDKDKGSKGISQFIIDLENTPGFSVGKIEEKIGIRASGTSELVFVDARVPKDAIMGERGHGLRQMLMTLNSGRIGIASQACGIAKACLEEAVEYSKERVQFGKPISELQALQFKMADMAMRIEASELLIMKAAWLESNDMPFEKEAAMAKCFAGDTAMDAAIEGVQILGGYGYTTEYPMERHMRDAKITQIYEGTNEIMRVVIARSLLGKR; this comes from the coding sequence ATGCAATTTTCATTAAGCGATGAGCACAAGATGGTCCAGGATATGGCGAGGAAGTTCGTCGACAAAGAACTCAAGCCTATTGCCGCACAGCTCGACAAGGACCACAGGCATTCGGATGCCATTATTGCACAAATGGCCGAGATGGGCTTCATGGGTGTGGCGGCACCGTGCGAATACGGCGGGGCGGGCATGGATTATCTTGCTTATGCACTGATACTGATAGAAATATCCCGTGGATGCGCTAGCACGGGCGTCATCATGTCGGTCAACAATTCCCTTTACGGCTTTCCGGTTAAAACATTCGGCTCTGAAGAGCAGAAAGTAAAATTCCTCACCCCTGTTGCATCCGGGGCATCACACGGCTGCTACGGGCTTACCGAAGCAGGAGCCGGCTCGGATGCCGGATCTTTGAGGACGACAGCAGTACTTGACGGTGATTCATGGATAATAAACGGCGAGAAAAAATTCATAACAAACGGCAATATCGCAAAATATGCCGTTGTTGCCGCAATAACAGATAAGGATAAAGGTTCGAAAGGCATCAGCCAGTTCATTATCGATCTTGAAAACACACCGGGTTTTTCAGTTGGCAAGATTGAAGAAAAGATAGGCATAAGAGCCTCCGGCACTTCTGAACTGGTATTCGTCGATGCCAGGGTTCCGAAAGACGCCATAATGGGTGAGCGGGGACACGGCCTGAGACAGATGCTCATGACGCTAAACTCCGGCAGGATAGGCATCGCATCGCAGGCCTGCGGAATAGCAAAAGCCTGTCTGGAAGAGGCGGTGGAATATTCAAAGGAAAGGGTTCAGTTCGGTAAACCCATTTCCGAACTGCAGGCACTGCAGTTCAAGATGGCTGACATGGCGATGAGAATTGAAGCTTCCGAACTGCTGATAATGAAAGCGGCATGGCTCGAGAGCAACGACATGCCTTTCGAAAAGGAAGCCGCCATGGCGAAATGCTTCGCAGGCGACACGGCAATGGATGCTGCTATCGAAGGCGTGCAGATATTGGGCGGTTATGGCTATACGACAGAGTATCCGATGGAGCGCCACATGCGTGACGCCAAGATAACGCAGATATACGAGGGCACAAACGAGATCATGAGAGTGGTCATTGCAAGGAGCCTTCTCGGCAAACGCTGA
- a CDS encoding D-alanine--D-alanine ligase, protein MLIGLTYDLKDDYLKEGFSKEETAEFDSIETIEAIEKSLLSLGYETERIGNSKQLIKKLASGKTWDMVFNIAEGMYGTGRESLVPALLDEYRIPYTFSDPLVLSLCLHKGITKSIVRNHGIATADFEIIEDERRLEAIELSYPLFIKPACEGTGKGIDGSSKIDSPEGLKATVPRLLAAYKQPLLVETYLPGREFTVGITGTGEDSRCVGAMEVLLKKGAREELIYSYYNKSNYEQIIDYCIPEKEVLDSCSEMALAVWKSLGCRDAGRIDMRMDDKGILNFMEVNPLAGLNPIHSDLPIIARLNAISYEAIIDEIMKSAQKRMSV, encoded by the coding sequence ATGCTGATCGGACTGACATACGACCTGAAAGACGATTACCTGAAAGAAGGTTTTTCCAAAGAAGAAACAGCCGAGTTTGACAGTATAGAAACCATAGAAGCCATTGAGAAATCCCTGCTCTCGCTGGGATATGAAACCGAACGCATTGGAAATTCAAAACAGCTTATAAAGAAACTTGCTTCAGGGAAAACATGGGACATGGTATTCAATATCGCGGAAGGCATGTACGGAACCGGCCGCGAGTCCCTTGTACCGGCGCTGCTTGATGAATACCGCATCCCTTATACGTTTTCCGATCCGCTGGTGCTTTCTTTATGCCTGCACAAAGGTATCACCAAATCAATCGTCAGGAATCACGGGATTGCGACTGCGGATTTTGAAATCATCGAAGACGAGCGGAGACTCGAAGCCATCGAGCTTTCCTACCCTCTTTTCATCAAACCCGCTTGTGAAGGTACTGGAAAGGGCATTGACGGGAGTTCCAAGATCGATAGTCCCGAAGGTTTGAAAGCCACCGTTCCCAGGCTGCTTGCCGCCTATAAGCAGCCTCTTCTTGTCGAAACATACCTTCCCGGAAGGGAATTTACAGTTGGCATCACAGGCACCGGAGAAGATTCCCGCTGTGTCGGGGCAATGGAAGTCCTTCTGAAGAAAGGCGCCAGAGAAGAGTTGATTTATTCCTATTACAACAAAAGCAATTATGAGCAGATTATAGACTACTGCATCCCCGAGAAAGAAGTTCTTGACTCATGTTCAGAGATGGCCCTGGCGGTTTGGAAAAGCCTGGGCTGCCGGGACGCAGGCAGGATAGATATGCGCATGGATGACAAGGGGATACTTAATTTTATGGAGGTGAACCCTCTTGCAGGGCTCAATCCCATACATTCTGATCTCCCTATAATAGCAAGACTCAATGCCATAAGTTATGAAGCCATAATTGATGAAATAATGAAATCAGCTCAAAAGAGGATGTCGGTATGA